In a single window of the Emys orbicularis isolate rEmyOrb1 chromosome 11, rEmyOrb1.hap1, whole genome shotgun sequence genome:
- the ZNF804A gene encoding zinc finger protein 804A, with the protein MECYYIVISSTHLSNGHFRNIKGVFRGPLSKNGNKTLDYAEKENTIAKALEDLKANFYCELCDKQYYKHQEFDNHINSYDHAHKQRLKELKQREFARNVASKSRKDERKQEKALQRLHKLAELRKEAACAPGSGPMFKSTTVTVRDNFHEIPQSTIIDSSNKQQNFNCTLMHNAQNAKEVTSSAFSASESASNNKSDTHKLGDQVQGAHGHKIGFSFAFPKKASVKLESSAAVFYEYNDETSSEHGFSRRSRFVPGACNFQFPSATEIVLCSEEKQNYIHPLMEKGTGIAEASEVQESKELSSKENNIILDNTVLVPADSHLKQPVSCDLDGYCVDVSSTTLRDQSLSTVAVNNQALHVESHSSERLGKKSPALDITDDCLPLQDITEENDKYINSESSTTEAEIKKLGSDVHMSSNSEGESTALQNKQETHKRPCEPFVPVLSKHGSSVLQWPSEMLIYTNTEPSISYSCNPLCFDFKSSRASDCMEKTKHQSNVPHSHHKTESNQSLVLDDTGKSISECADYKTEINKNACEQATSLITDVSLAKSCEPATNQDKMCLDASFRTGKIEKYHISKSHIRQDTMIDDKHNKVWNKETHKRWFHKNRKRKRRRKLCHHHHEETAKADAEVSSTAEQEINYVNEEKHQHLQNTSGKCRDEIGSIWLAAEQLQQSCQKLGIENSAHKRTMSTSTHIHGDKGPCGTWNTKNSDDHCIDSEPLHRKYKANPHRQSKQLTLNSGRHNLMYSRTLCSCKVRRASCSPDHKCLEKCTSQSQSIKRAYNFLTDEPERSHRKRRQHTYSCSSDESSCRQAFLSEEYLRQTSNLAAHCKPKRKRRRKRSRTHHIFVNKEPRRNENHRPSRGNSTLNILGELLTQENIQQTKTQPIKDYTENVVQTTQLVENKFTLQSDCLLLSESNKSTECSAVESSPSTFLEDFTHSSASVIEHSILTTATPENKLEEEKKHENVRARKSQVPYKVPSIDRNVEQTPRKSYLCQYEVAETIPQEKINDATSEWLRYNSGTFNSPPPLSFKEAHTNSHTFLTTEQILAPFMLADQTLIFPPENHGKFKDLQCEAYQQLMQQNMLANKVKFAFPPTVIQPSNSPLQPLPLQQPLCSTSVTSIHHTVLQQHAAAAASASTFKVLQPHQQFLSQVPTLSRTPLPHLAVGPRLCPGTHTTFVAPPQLPLIPTSVLHPSHLAFPPLPHALFPSLLSPHPAVIPLQPLF; encoded by the exons agaCTCAAGGAACtgaaacagagggagtttgctcgAAATGTAGCTTCCAAGTCAAGAAAAGATGAAAGGAAACAGGAAAAGGCCCTCCAACGTTTGCACAAGTTAGCTGAACTGAGGAAAGAGGCAGCATG tgctcCTGGGAGTGGTCCCATGTTCAAGTCCACTACAGTTACTGTGAGAGATAATTTCCATGAAATTCCACAAAGTACTATCATAGACTCTTCTAACAAACAACAAAATTTCAATTGTACATTAATGCACAATGCACAGAATGCAAAAGAAGTTACTTCTAGTGCTTTTTCTGCTTCTGAAAGCGCAAGTAATAACAAATCTGACACTCACAAACTTGGGGATCAAGTACAAGGAGCCCATGGACATAAAATAGGATTCTCTTTTGCTTTTCCTAAGAAAGCATCAGTGAAGTTGGAGTCCTCAGCTGCTGTTTTCTATGAATATAATGATGAAACATCTAGTGAACATGGATTTAGCAGAAGAAGTAGATTTGTTCCAGGAGCTTGTAATTTTCAGTTTCCATCAGCAACAGAAATAGTTTTGTGCTCTGAGGAGAAACAAAACTACATTCACCCACTGATGGAAAAAGGTACTGGCATAGCAGAAGCTTCTGAAGTTCAGGAGTCAAAAGAACTATCCAGTAAAGAGAATAATATAATACTAGATAATACAGTATTAGTTCCTGCTGATTCTCATTTGAAACAACCTGTGTCTTGTGATTTGGATGGCTATTGTGTTGATGTCAGTTCAACAACATTACGAGATCAATCACTGTCCACAGTTGCCGTTAATAATCAGGCGCTACACGTAGAAAGTCACAGTTCTGAGAGGTTGGGAAAGAAATCCCCAGCTCTTGATATCACTGATGATTGCTTACCTTTGCAAGATATCACAGAGGAAaatgataaatacattaatagTGAGTCATCCACAACTGAAGCAGAAATTAAAAAACTTGGGTCTGATGTACATATGTCATCAAATTCTGAAGGGGAGAGTACAGCCTTACAAAACAAACAAGAGACACATAAAAGACCTTGTGAACCATTTGTTCCTGTTCTGAGCAAACATGGATCGTCTGTTCTTCAGTGGCCCTCTGAAATGTTAATTTACACAAATACAGAACCATCCATTTCATATAGCTGTAATCCTTTATGTTTTGACTTCAAGTCATCAAGAGCAAGTGACTGCATGGAGAAAACTAAACATCAGTCAAATGTACCTCATTCTCATCACAAAACTGAGTCGAACCAGAGTCTTGTTTTAGATGACACAGGTAAATCTATTTCAGAATGTGCTGATTACAAAACAGAAATTAATAAAAATGCGTGTGAGCAAGCAACATCACTTATAACAGATGTTTCGTTAGCTAAAAGCTGTGAACCTGCAACAAATCAAGATAAAATGTGCTTGGATGCCTCTTTCAGGActggaaaaatagaaaaataccaCATTTCCAAAAGCCATATACGACAGGACACCATGATAGATGATAAACACAACAAAGTCTGGAACAAAGAAACTCACAAAAGATGGTTTCAcaaaaataggaaaaggaaaagaaggagaaaATTATGTCATCACCATCATGAGGAAACAGCAAAGGCAGATGCTGAAGTTTCTTCAACAGCTGAACAGGAAATTAATTATGTCAATGAAGAAAAACATCAGCACCTTCAGAATACTTCAGGGAAGTGCAGAGATGAAATTGGAAGCATATGGTTAGCTGCAGAGCAGTTACAACAGTCATGTCAAAAACTTGGCATTGAAAACAGCGCTCACAAAAGAACCATGTCCACATCAACACACATACATGGTGACAAAGGCCCATGTGGGACTTGGAACACAAAAAATAGCGATGACCACTGCATTGACTCTGAACCTCTGCACAGAAAGTACAAAGCAAACCCTCATAGGCAATCAAAACAACTGACTTTGAATTCGGGAAGACATAACTTAATGTATTCTAGAACATTATGTAGCTGTAAGGTCAGAAGAGCTAGCTGTAGCCCAGATCATAAATGTTTGGAAAAATGTACAAGTCAAAGCCAGTCCATCAAGAGAGCCTACAACTTTCTGACTGATGAGCCAGAAAGATCCCATCGAAAGCGAAGACAACATACATATTCTTGTTCATCAGATGAAAGTTCATGTAGACAAGCATTTTTATCAGAAGAGTATCTCAGGCAAACAAGTAATTTAGCTGCACATTGTAAGcctaaaaggaaaagaaggagaaaAAGATCTAGAACCCATCACATATTTGTCAACAAAGAACCAAGAAGAAATGAAAACCATAGACCTTCCAGAGGCAATTctacattaaatattttgggagaaCTGTTAACTCAAGAAAATAtacaacaaacaaaaactcaaCCCATAAAAGATTATACAGAAAATGTGGTGCAAACAACACAGCTCGTAGAAAACAAGTTCACTCTACAATCTGATTGTTTACTTTTATCAGAAAGTAACAAGTCAACAGAGTGTTCAGCAGTGGAGAGCTCTCCAAGTACATTTTTGGAGGACTTCACGCATTCCTCTGCTTCTGTTATTGAACATAGTATTCTGACAACTGCAACACCAGAGAACAAgctagaagaagaaaagaaacatgAAAATGTAAGGGCTCGTAAAAGTCAAGTTCCTTATAAAGTGCCCAGTATTGACAGAAATGTGGAACAAACTCCTCGTAAATCATATCTATGCCAATATGAAGTAGCAGAGACCATAccacaagaaaaaataaatgacGCAACCAGTGAATGGCTGCGGTATAATTCAGGCACATTTAACAGCCCTCCACCTTTGTCATTCAAAGAAGCACATACAAATAGTCATACCTTTTTAACCACTGAACAGATACTTGCCCCATTTATGTTGGCTGATCAGACATTGATATTTCCCCCAGAAAACCATGGAAAATTCAAAGACTTGCAATGTGAAGCCTATCAGCAGCTCATGCAGCAAAACATGCTGGCAAACAAGGTGAAGTTTGCCTTTCCTCCCACTGTAATCCAACCTTCTAAttctcctctgcagcctttgCCCTTGCAGCAGCCATTATGTTCTACCTCTGTAACCTCAATCCATCACACTGTTTTACAGCAGCATGCtgccgctgctgcctctgcaagTACATTTAAGGTTCTCCAGCCTCACCAACAGTTTCTTTCACAGGTCCCAACCCTTTCAAGAACACCTTTACCTCATCTCGCAGTAGGACCTAGACTTTGTCCAGGAACCCACACAACTTTTGTTGCTCCACCACAATTGCCACTAATTCCAACTTCTGTCCTTCATCCGAGTCACCTGGCTTTCCCCCCATTACCTCATGCATTGTTTCCTTCGCTCCTTTCACCGCACCCAGCTGTCATTCCATTGCAGCCCCTCTTCTAG